In the genome of Blastopirellula marina, one region contains:
- a CDS encoding vWA domain-containing protein, translating into MQRPAQQEDWSHSQAKLIQSLLAVRADQELPKRRLLSWDNITGSASFLVSFSFHFALILLLAMFTIAELPTKQVELVVVEPEDEERERPLEFELDESEKIATEMTIANLTITEQGMEGMVDASLSAPSLELPPSEYLDGPEVTLDVNSFLTKNTESLIEDMPIGSVGSVQAVVGDYQEAMDQISQELIWMLSKNKVLVIWLFDQSESMKDDQEKIRRRIHRIYGEVGLSEHSKGNALTSAVASFGQGFQLHTRAPTSDAEEIDQAIAEVPVDPSGEEMFCSAVGEALTLHRRYSKTADRKIALIVVTDESGNTKDNEGRLEKAISVAQATEARVYVLGREAVFGYPYAHVRWVHPETGSTHLLPVDRGPEAALVEQLQTDGFGKRTDAMASGFGPYEQVRMAKETGGIFFMLPGEESNINQSIDRRYEAKLMERYRPDLRSRLEQLTDVKNDPLKTLVTKIIYDLNPYQESVSDVIEIQQSFSGDPKRFAQDVRKQQAKMITYINYLDRAIEVAEKNRNLRDESTSVRWVANYDLLYGQLLAYRARAFEYGAYLTNFLQNPPKLPSQPSYMEFRGWRLGTSNELASAEKTEADIALSQEILKQVIDDHAGTPWATRASWEIRRGFGVKLEPTFVDTRRINRPRPAPAMQMPNAPPPMPVRIPKL; encoded by the coding sequence ATGCAACGACCTGCCCAGCAAGAAGACTGGTCTCATTCCCAGGCCAAACTTATTCAATCCCTGCTAGCGGTCCGCGCCGATCAAGAGCTGCCCAAGCGCCGACTTCTGTCTTGGGATAATATCACGGGATCGGCATCCTTCCTCGTTTCTTTCTCTTTCCACTTCGCCCTGATCCTGCTGTTGGCGATGTTCACAATTGCGGAGCTTCCTACCAAGCAGGTCGAGCTTGTGGTGGTCGAGCCAGAGGACGAAGAGCGAGAACGCCCACTGGAATTCGAGCTAGACGAATCGGAGAAGATCGCCACAGAAATGACGATCGCGAACCTTACCATCACCGAGCAAGGCATGGAAGGAATGGTTGACGCCTCGCTCAGTGCTCCTTCGCTCGAATTGCCGCCTTCAGAATACCTGGATGGACCAGAGGTCACGCTCGATGTGAATTCGTTTCTCACGAAGAACACCGAATCTTTAATTGAAGACATGCCGATTGGCTCTGTTGGTTCTGTACAAGCGGTTGTCGGTGACTATCAAGAGGCGATGGATCAGATCTCTCAGGAACTGATCTGGATGCTTTCCAAAAACAAGGTCTTGGTGATTTGGTTGTTCGACCAATCGGAAAGTATGAAAGATGATCAGGAAAAGATTCGTCGCCGGATCCATCGGATCTATGGAGAAGTCGGCTTGAGTGAACATTCGAAAGGAAATGCCCTGACCTCGGCAGTCGCTAGTTTTGGTCAAGGTTTCCAACTACATACTCGAGCGCCAACCAGCGATGCGGAAGAAATTGATCAAGCAATCGCTGAGGTTCCGGTCGATCCATCGGGGGAAGAAATGTTCTGCTCAGCCGTCGGCGAAGCGTTGACTTTGCACCGGCGATATTCCAAGACCGCCGATCGGAAGATCGCTTTGATTGTGGTCACCGACGAAAGCGGCAACACCAAGGACAACGAAGGTCGCTTGGAAAAAGCCATTTCGGTCGCCCAGGCCACCGAGGCCCGCGTGTATGTCCTGGGACGTGAAGCCGTGTTTGGTTATCCTTATGCCCACGTTCGCTGGGTTCATCCCGAAACCGGTAGCACCCATTTGTTACCGGTCGATCGTGGTCCCGAAGCGGCTTTAGTGGAACAACTACAGACCGACGGTTTCGGCAAGCGAACCGACGCGATGGCGAGTGGCTTCGGTCCCTACGAACAGGTCCGCATGGCCAAGGAAACGGGTGGGATCTTCTTTATGCTTCCGGGCGAGGAGTCGAACATCAACCAGTCGATCGATCGTCGCTATGAAGCAAAGCTGATGGAACGCTACCGCCCTGACCTTCGCTCCCGCTTGGAGCAACTGACGGATGTCAAGAACGATCCACTTAAGACATTGGTCACTAAGATCATCTACGATCTGAATCCGTACCAAGAGAGTGTGTCAGATGTGATTGAGATTCAGCAGAGCTTTAGTGGTGATCCAAAGCGGTTCGCGCAAGATGTTCGAAAGCAGCAAGCGAAGATGATCACCTACATCAACTATTTGGATCGAGCTATTGAAGTTGCGGAAAAGAACCGAAACCTGCGGGACGAGTCGACCTCGGTGCGATGGGTGGCGAATTATGATCTACTGTATGGCCAGCTATTAGCCTACCGAGCTCGCGCGTTTGAATATGGTGCGTACCTGACGAACTTTCTACAGAACCCACCGAAATTACCGTCTCAACCGTCGTACATGGAATTTCGTGGTTGGCGGCTCGGGACGAGTAACGAACTGGCATCTGCCGAGAAAACGGAAGCAGATATCGCACTTTCGCAAGAGATACTAAAGCAAGTGATCGACGACCATGCCGGAACCCCTTGGGCAACGCGGGCGAGTTGGGAGATTCGCCGTGGATTTGGGGTGAAGCTTGAACCGACGTTCGTCGATACGCGTCGAATTAATCGGCCACGACCTGCTCCGGCGATGCAAATGCCGAATGCCCCGCCACCTATGCCGGTACGAATCCCTAAGCTGTAG
- a CDS encoding ornithine cyclodeaminase family protein, translating into MTCRFYREEEVADVLDMATTIEVVDESFRQLGSGGADNVPRRRARAPGFVLHGMHASAEYLGTAGWKMYSTTRIGAKFHVGIYDTDSGQMIALIEADRLGQLRTAASSAVGARYLAKKPVTQVGVFGAGWQAEGQLTAMATEFPLAQAYVYSRDEEKRQAFAERMSEKLKLEVLPVHDPREAVEDLPLVITATTSKHPVFDGNLLAEGALVCAVGANWNFKREIDVITVRRADNWVCDSIEACRGEAGDFVLAEEEGYLDWTKAVSLSDVMAGNSIGRNNQDSIVVYKTVGLALHDVALGTKFLELAGSQPEIGVDLPF; encoded by the coding sequence ATGACGTGCCGTTTTTATCGCGAAGAAGAAGTGGCGGATGTGTTAGACATGGCCACCACGATCGAAGTCGTCGACGAAAGCTTTCGCCAACTCGGCTCTGGTGGTGCCGACAACGTACCACGTCGCAGAGCTCGGGCACCAGGCTTCGTGCTGCACGGGATGCACGCATCTGCCGAGTACCTGGGAACTGCCGGCTGGAAGATGTATTCGACGACGCGCATCGGCGCCAAATTTCATGTCGGAATCTATGATACGGATTCAGGGCAGATGATTGCCCTGATCGAAGCCGATCGGCTTGGGCAATTGCGCACCGCTGCCTCCTCCGCCGTTGGTGCTCGGTATCTGGCCAAAAAGCCTGTTACGCAGGTGGGGGTGTTTGGCGCCGGTTGGCAAGCGGAAGGCCAGCTAACGGCGATGGCGACCGAGTTTCCTCTCGCGCAAGCCTACGTCTATTCTCGAGATGAAGAAAAACGCCAGGCGTTCGCCGAACGAATGTCGGAGAAACTTAAGCTCGAGGTTCTGCCGGTCCACGATCCGCGCGAAGCGGTTGAGGATTTGCCGCTGGTCATCACGGCGACAACCAGCAAGCATCCGGTGTTTGACGGCAACCTGTTGGCGGAAGGCGCGCTTGTCTGTGCCGTTGGAGCGAACTGGAACTTCAAACGTGAGATCGATGTAATAACCGTGCGGCGCGCCGATAATTGGGTTTGCGATTCGATCGAAGCGTGTCGTGGTGAGGCTGGTGATTTCGTTCTCGCGGAAGAAGAAGGCTACCTCGATTGGACCAAGGCGGTCTCGTTGTCCGATGTGATGGCCGGAAATTCGATCGGTCGCAACAACCAAGACAGCATTGTCGTTTACAAAACGGTTGGGTTAGCGCTGCACGACGTGGCCCTGGGAACCAAGTTCTTGGAACTTGCAGGAAGCCAACCTGAAATCGGCGTCGATCTACCGTTTTGA
- a CDS encoding FAD binding domain-containing protein encodes MQSFTYHAPRSVPEATQLLASGDGNAVFLAGGTDILVQLRENLRHASQVIDVKHISELNELSMDGANGLVLGAAVTCNQFLNSPATESYTALRDATQIIGGWQIQSRATIGGNLCNSSPAADSVPALLALGATVKFATSDGVQELPVSQFCTGPGKNVMHGKGLLIAIYIPPAGNQSGSAYQRFIPRYEMDIAVANAASYVELGKDGTVAEARIALGAVGPTAILADEASAMLMSKLPNEEAIEAAARKAATYAHPIDDMRGTIEFRQQLAYVMVKRTLQTALRRAAGEVIVAHPH; translated from the coding sequence GTGCAATCGTTCACGTACCATGCGCCCCGCTCGGTCCCGGAAGCGACCCAATTGTTAGCCTCTGGCGACGGCAACGCAGTCTTCCTCGCCGGCGGAACCGATATACTCGTTCAACTTCGCGAAAATCTGCGGCATGCCAGCCAAGTCATCGATGTAAAGCACATCAGCGAATTGAACGAGCTGAGCATGGATGGCGCCAATGGATTAGTTCTTGGTGCGGCAGTCACCTGCAATCAGTTTCTTAACAGTCCCGCGACCGAATCTTACACGGCCCTCCGTGATGCGACTCAGATTATCGGCGGTTGGCAAATCCAATCCCGAGCAACCATTGGTGGCAACCTTTGCAATAGTTCGCCTGCGGCTGACTCCGTTCCGGCGCTGTTGGCACTGGGGGCAACGGTAAAGTTTGCCACTTCGGACGGTGTGCAAGAATTGCCTGTGAGTCAGTTTTGTACCGGTCCTGGTAAAAACGTGATGCATGGCAAAGGACTCTTGATCGCCATCTACATTCCGCCGGCTGGTAACCAATCAGGCTCAGCGTATCAGCGTTTCATTCCGCGGTACGAAATGGACATCGCTGTCGCCAATGCGGCATCGTACGTCGAACTAGGTAAGGATGGGACGGTCGCGGAAGCACGAATCGCTTTAGGTGCCGTGGGTCCGACAGCAATATTAGCCGACGAAGCCTCCGCCATGCTCATGAGTAAATTGCCGAACGAGGAGGCGATCGAAGCCGCAGCCAGAAAAGCTGCGACTTATGCTCATCCGATTGACGACATGCGAGGCACGATCGAATTCCGTCAGCAATTAGCCTACGTGATGGTGAAACGCACGCTGCAAACTGCCTTGCGTCGCGCGGCTGGCGAAGTGATCGTCGCCCATCCCCATTAA
- a CDS encoding xanthine dehydrogenase family protein molybdopterin-binding subunit gives MNGSPISYSDKKYQVLGTRPIRHDGTDKVTGRAIYTNDVHFPDMLHGKILRSPHPHARIVSIDTAAAEQIDGVFAVMTGKDWPDLKDKIANLGEGAINLADLGANCMALDKVLYKGHPVAAVAARNVHVAEEALALIQVEYEVLPSVIDVQEAMRDDAPILHDDLRTDYLGQKGDKPTNIALHLEFETGDVEKAFASADVVIEREFKTATVHQGYIEPHNSVALWNEDGKLKIWTSTQGAFTCRQQVAELLQIPISSVTVTPCEIGGGFGGKISVYLEPIAAILSRKCGRSVKMVMQRDEVFEATGPTPASFMRVKVGATKDGKLVAGDAHLAYDAGAYPGGVIGPGCMCLFSCVELPNARVHGYDVCLNKPHTQAYRAPGATQAAFAFESVMNELADTLGICPLELRLLNAAKEGTRRVDGPVLPRVGLVECLEAAKNSDHWNTPLEGANRGRGIAAGFWFNIGLKSSVSATVNNDGTVNLLEGSTDIGGTRTSIAMQLAETLGIAAEDVHPKVVDTDSVGYTDVTGGSRTTFATGLAAYEVGLDLKKQLCQRAAVLWECDADAVQFHQGTFSHKGHSLTFRQLAEQLPETGEPVVGRASISKDVSTNGFGVHICDVEVDPETGKVRVLRYTAIQDAGKAIHPSYVEGQLQGGVAQGIGWALNEEYFYRNDHTVANASLLDYRVPTCYDLPMIDTIIVEVPNPDHPYGVRGVGETPIVAPPATLASAIYHACGVRMTELPMSPPKLWKAISLHEK, from the coding sequence ATGAACGGATCTCCCATTTCCTACAGCGACAAGAAGTACCAAGTGCTGGGAACACGGCCCATCCGTCACGATGGAACCGATAAGGTGACCGGTCGCGCGATCTACACCAACGATGTTCACTTTCCTGACATGCTTCACGGAAAGATTTTGCGAAGCCCACATCCGCACGCCAGAATCGTTTCCATCGATACAGCAGCGGCCGAACAGATTGACGGCGTTTTCGCGGTGATGACCGGCAAAGATTGGCCCGATCTGAAAGATAAGATTGCCAATTTGGGTGAAGGCGCGATCAACTTGGCCGACCTCGGCGCTAACTGTATGGCTTTGGACAAAGTTCTTTATAAAGGGCACCCAGTCGCCGCCGTTGCCGCACGGAATGTGCACGTTGCCGAAGAAGCATTGGCATTGATCCAGGTTGAGTATGAAGTCTTACCCTCGGTGATCGATGTCCAGGAAGCGATGCGAGACGATGCACCGATCCTCCATGACGACCTTCGAACTGATTACCTCGGCCAGAAAGGGGACAAGCCAACCAACATTGCCTTGCACCTGGAGTTTGAAACAGGCGACGTTGAAAAAGCGTTCGCTTCGGCCGACGTCGTGATCGAACGAGAATTCAAAACAGCGACGGTGCACCAAGGTTACATCGAGCCTCATAACTCGGTCGCCCTTTGGAACGAGGATGGCAAGCTGAAGATCTGGACGTCTACCCAGGGAGCATTCACCTGTCGCCAACAAGTCGCGGAACTGCTGCAAATTCCGATATCAAGCGTGACCGTAACCCCATGCGAAATTGGCGGCGGATTCGGGGGTAAGATTTCGGTTTACCTCGAACCGATTGCTGCGATCCTTAGTCGAAAATGTGGACGGTCAGTAAAGATGGTCATGCAGCGAGACGAGGTATTCGAGGCAACCGGCCCGACCCCGGCTTCGTTTATGCGAGTCAAAGTTGGCGCTACGAAGGATGGCAAGCTTGTCGCTGGCGATGCTCATCTCGCTTATGATGCGGGAGCTTACCCAGGCGGTGTCATTGGCCCCGGATGCATGTGCTTGTTTAGCTGCGTTGAACTTCCCAATGCTCGCGTTCATGGTTACGACGTTTGTCTCAACAAGCCGCATACCCAAGCGTATCGTGCTCCCGGCGCAACTCAGGCCGCATTCGCATTCGAATCGGTCATGAACGAACTCGCCGATACGCTAGGCATTTGCCCTCTCGAACTTCGCCTGTTGAATGCCGCGAAGGAAGGAACACGTCGTGTTGATGGCCCCGTTCTCCCAAGAGTTGGCTTGGTCGAATGCCTGGAGGCCGCCAAGAACAGCGATCATTGGAATACGCCGCTAGAAGGTGCGAATCGCGGACGTGGTATCGCGGCAGGCTTCTGGTTCAACATTGGTCTAAAGTCGAGTGTGTCGGCCACCGTCAATAACGACGGCACGGTGAACCTGCTCGAGGGATCCACCGATATCGGCGGGACGCGAACTTCAATTGCGATGCAATTGGCGGAAACGTTGGGCATCGCCGCAGAAGACGTTCACCCCAAAGTGGTCGATACTGACAGTGTTGGTTACACCGATGTCACGGGTGGAAGTCGCACGACGTTTGCCACTGGATTGGCCGCATACGAGGTAGGGCTCGACCTCAAGAAACAACTTTGCCAGCGAGCTGCAGTGCTGTGGGAATGCGACGCTGACGCCGTGCAATTTCATCAAGGGACCTTCTCGCATAAGGGTCACTCCCTGACTTTCCGTCAACTCGCCGAACAGTTGCCCGAGACGGGCGAACCGGTCGTAGGTCGGGCATCCATTTCTAAGGATGTCTCAACCAACGGCTTCGGTGTGCATATCTGCGACGTTGAGGTCGATCCCGAAACTGGCAAAGTTCGCGTCTTGCGATACACTGCAATTCAGGATGCAGGCAAGGCAATCCACCCCAGCTATGTCGAAGGACAACTGCAAGGGGGTGTCGCCCAAGGAATCGGGTGGGCGCTGAATGAAGAGTACTTCTATCGAAACGATCACACCGTCGCTAACGCGTCGCTTCTCGATTACCGAGTCCCTACGTGCTACGACCTACCGATGATCGATACGATTATTGTCGAGGTTCCCAATCCAGATCACCCTTACGGAGTCCGCGGCGTGGGAGAAACGCCGATTGTCGCGCCTCCAGCGACGCTTGCTTCCGCTATTTATCACGCCTGTGGAGTACGAATGACCGAGCTTCCGATGTCACCTCCGAAACTTTGGAAGGCGATCTCGCTGCACGAAAAATAG
- a CDS encoding leucine-rich repeat domain-containing protein: MNRVWILGLILVALPLCVGCPSNTPSQPTLKDGGSGSQTPGLPADDPEAVAALEKLGAKLTKDSEGNVTHADFTTIVIEDDKVFEPISKLAHLQVAKFYGAEITDQVTTYMKDLTQLRDVTFTNGVITDAGVANLTNSKDLSAFGLRRTNISDKAIEIISKFPKVRYLDFRYCNVNDEGMQYVKDMKNLEVLRTEGSFIGDEGLANLAGLSKLKFLNLRDKRITDAGIKHLEGLKNLETLELNEVACSNEGLSYLSGCTKMKKLHLFRTKVTDDGMQYLKGMTEMVDLKLRQSPVRGMTMDQLKGMKKLKDLDVSETPFGDEGVAVVTEFGTLESLNLWNTFITDAGLEPVKNLTNLKELNLQNCGLSDAGIKHLEGMTSLTTLALKENSSITEESVPVLLTLKNLKKLTLNFTQIYEDGVEKLKKEIPGLDVEY; the protein is encoded by the coding sequence ATGAACCGCGTCTGGATTCTCGGCTTAATACTCGTTGCTTTGCCCCTTTGTGTCGGCTGTCCCAGCAATACTCCTTCGCAGCCTACGTTAAAAGATGGCGGCTCTGGTTCGCAAACACCGGGCTTACCTGCGGACGATCCGGAAGCGGTCGCCGCTCTTGAAAAGCTGGGTGCCAAGCTCACCAAAGATAGCGAAGGCAACGTGACGCACGCAGACTTCACGACGATCGTGATCGAAGATGACAAAGTTTTCGAGCCCATCTCGAAGCTCGCTCACCTGCAAGTCGCGAAGTTCTACGGAGCAGAAATTACCGATCAGGTCACAACCTACATGAAGGACTTGACCCAGTTGCGTGATGTGACGTTCACCAACGGCGTGATCACGGATGCAGGTGTTGCCAACCTAACGAACTCGAAGGACCTATCGGCATTCGGGCTTCGTCGGACCAACATCTCGGACAAGGCGATCGAGATCATCTCGAAGTTCCCGAAGGTTCGCTACCTTGACTTCCGTTACTGCAACGTCAATGACGAAGGTATGCAGTACGTCAAAGATATGAAGAACTTGGAAGTCCTGCGTACGGAAGGCTCGTTCATTGGTGACGAAGGCTTGGCCAATCTGGCTGGCCTGTCGAAGCTCAAGTTCTTAAACCTCCGCGATAAGCGAATCACCGATGCCGGTATCAAGCATCTAGAGGGTCTGAAGAATCTGGAAACGCTGGAGCTGAACGAAGTCGCTTGCTCGAATGAAGGGCTTTCCTACCTGTCTGGTTGTACCAAGATGAAGAAACTTCATTTGTTCCGCACCAAGGTGACGGACGACGGCATGCAGTATCTCAAAGGCATGACCGAAATGGTCGACCTAAAACTGCGTCAGTCTCCCGTGCGTGGGATGACGATGGATCAACTGAAGGGGATGAAGAAGCTGAAAGACCTCGACGTCAGCGAAACACCGTTTGGTGACGAGGGTGTTGCGGTTGTCACCGAATTCGGGACTCTCGAATCGCTCAATCTCTGGAATACCTTCATCACCGATGCCGGTTTGGAGCCCGTGAAGAATCTGACGAACTTGAAGGAACTCAATCTGCAAAACTGCGGACTGAGCGATGCAGGTATCAAACATCTTGAAGGCATGACATCGTTGACCACCTTGGCACTCAAGGAAAACAGCTCGATCACCGAAGAGTCGGTTCCCGTTCTATTGACGCTAAAGAATCTGAAAAAGCTGACACTTAACTTCACGCAGATCTACGAAGATGGTGTCGAGAAGTTGAAGAAAGAGATTCCCGGTCTGGACGTCGAATACTAA
- a CDS encoding glycosyltransferase family 4 protein, with product MHHSPIRVVLDLEKSRNRCSGLGQFAYHLGRALTTEMTARGLEPVPLVAAAQEHDFETQDTLLAKAWRKEMFQRWYRWTQMITPPDTALWHATHQQARYLPLNSKTKVVLTIHDLNYLREKNGKKIVREHRRIARLIARADAVTVISRFVAEEVQQHFDLGNRPLRVIYNGRPETSQIPAERPTWLSEDRPFLFSIGIIDRKKNFHVLLDLLRNLPGRNLIVAGQNDSDYAIEILRTAAHLGVADRVILPGPVSDEQRQWLYENCESFVFPSLTEGFGLPPIEAMTVGKPVFLARRTSLPEVGGKKAFYWDDFSAEHMLDVYQQGMETFQQVPNYADQLKQSAARFCWRNAARQYVDLYREVLNLPSTLRDEARLAAA from the coding sequence ATGCACCATTCACCCATACGTGTCGTTCTCGATTTGGAAAAGTCACGGAACCGCTGTTCCGGACTGGGGCAGTTTGCCTACCATCTTGGACGGGCGCTGACGACCGAAATGACCGCTCGCGGACTGGAACCAGTCCCGCTGGTCGCTGCGGCGCAGGAGCATGATTTCGAGACGCAAGATACCTTGCTTGCCAAAGCATGGCGAAAAGAAATGTTTCAGCGTTGGTACCGCTGGACGCAAATGATCACCCCGCCTGACACAGCCCTTTGGCATGCCACGCATCAACAAGCTCGCTACCTTCCGCTTAATTCCAAGACCAAGGTCGTTCTCACGATTCACGACCTAAATTACCTACGCGAGAAAAATGGCAAGAAGATCGTTCGCGAACATCGACGCATTGCTCGTCTCATTGCCAGGGCTGACGCAGTCACCGTAATCTCGCGTTTTGTCGCCGAAGAAGTACAGCAACACTTTGATTTGGGCAACCGCCCGCTTCGCGTGATTTACAACGGTCGCCCTGAAACCTCGCAGATTCCTGCCGAACGACCAACTTGGCTCAGTGAAGATCGACCGTTCCTCTTCTCGATCGGGATCATCGACCGCAAGAAGAATTTCCACGTACTCTTGGACCTCCTACGAAACTTACCTGGCCGAAATCTGATTGTCGCTGGCCAGAATGACTCGGACTATGCCATCGAAATCTTGCGAACTGCAGCGCATTTGGGCGTGGCTGATCGCGTGATTCTGCCAGGTCCGGTCAGCGACGAGCAACGACAGTGGCTTTATGAGAACTGTGAATCATTCGTCTTCCCATCGCTTACCGAGGGTTTTGGCCTACCCCCAATCGAAGCAATGACGGTCGGCAAACCAGTTTTCCTGGCACGTCGCACCAGCTTACCGGAAGTAGGCGGTAAAAAGGCGTTCTACTGGGATGACTTCTCGGCCGAGCACATGTTGGATGTCTATCAGCAAGGCATGGAGACCTTTCAGCAGGTCCCTAATTATGCCGATCAACTGAAGCAATCTGCCGCCCGATTCTGTTGGCGCAATGCTGCGCGGCAATATGTTGATCTCTACCGGGAAGTTCTTAACCTCCCAAGCACCCTCCGAGATGAGGCGCGGTTGGCCGCAGCGTGA
- a CDS encoding (2Fe-2S)-binding protein: MPGKPPAKTAISTTINGQSYDFLCEPRQSLLEVLRDVLQLTGAKEGCNNGNCGACTVLLDGEPVNSCIVLAVEIADRELTTIEGIAQQGHLHPIQQCFLEGAALQCGICTPGFIVAAKALLDKKPNPSEEEIRFALAGNLCRCTGYDKIVRAVQAAAKRIQADGTVVATPSPQQQAQQQQ; the protein is encoded by the coding sequence ATGCCAGGCAAGCCCCCAGCGAAAACAGCTATTTCGACCACCATCAACGGTCAGTCATATGACTTTCTATGTGAACCGCGCCAAAGTCTACTGGAAGTGTTGCGTGACGTTCTGCAGTTAACTGGTGCCAAAGAAGGCTGCAATAACGGGAACTGCGGAGCGTGTACGGTGCTGCTCGATGGCGAGCCAGTAAATAGCTGCATCGTTCTCGCGGTCGAAATAGCCGATCGCGAGTTGACAACCATCGAAGGCATCGCCCAGCAAGGACACTTGCATCCGATTCAGCAATGTTTCCTCGAAGGAGCCGCGTTGCAATGCGGAATTTGTACGCCTGGTTTTATCGTGGCGGCGAAAGCGTTGCTTGATAAAAAGCCGAACCCGAGCGAAGAAGAAATTCGCTTCGCTTTGGCGGGTAACTTATGCCGCTGCACAGGCTACGACAAAATCGTTCGTGCCGTTCAAGCGGCCGCCAAGAGAATTCAAGCCGATGGGACAGTTGTGGCAACACCATCGCCCCAGCAACAAGCACAGCAGCAGCAATAG
- the xylB gene encoding xylulokinase, whose translation MNIYLGIDIGTSGTKTIAMAEDGSILAESSASYPASHPKPLWSEQDPELWWKATVKTVRAVVKAAKAKPEDVKAIGLSGQMHGSVFLDKDDQVIRPALLWNDQRTAAECAEIESRAGGRKNLIKMVANPALTGFTAPKILWLRNNEPKNFDRLAKVLLPKDDVRRRLTGEYATEVSDASGMLLLDVANRNWSTKLLSKLELDPSLLGTVYESEDVTGTLTKQAAKQLGLTTDCVVVGGAGDCAANALGNGVVKKGILASSLGTSGVMFVHSDEMAADPEGRLHTFCHAVRGKWHMMGVTLCAAGTLEWFVQKLCSEMRGPRGKVDPYATLMKEAESVPCGSEGLMVLPYLAGERTPHADPDARGCFIGITLKHERAHVTRAIMEGVTYSLRESLEVLDQMSIPVRQVRAGGGGAKSPLWRQMQANVFGKKVVTLNAEQGPAYGVALLAATGAGAYKNIQEACAATIREVSETKPDRAAKKYYDKAFLVYQDLYRALKDDFKKLGRLDD comes from the coding sequence GTGAATATCTATCTGGGAATCGATATTGGTACGTCCGGAACCAAAACCATTGCCATGGCGGAGGATGGCAGCATACTGGCGGAATCGTCTGCTAGCTATCCGGCTTCGCATCCGAAGCCTCTCTGGAGCGAGCAAGATCCTGAATTGTGGTGGAAAGCAACGGTCAAAACCGTTCGGGCCGTGGTAAAGGCCGCCAAGGCCAAGCCGGAAGATGTCAAGGCGATCGGTCTTTCGGGACAGATGCATGGCTCGGTCTTTCTCGATAAGGACGACCAGGTCATTCGGCCTGCGCTGCTGTGGAACGATCAACGCACGGCAGCCGAATGTGCCGAGATTGAGTCTCGGGCCGGCGGCCGTAAGAATTTGATCAAAATGGTAGCCAATCCAGCGCTCACTGGATTTACTGCCCCGAAGATTTTGTGGCTGCGCAACAACGAACCGAAGAACTTTGATCGCTTGGCGAAAGTGCTCTTGCCGAAGGACGACGTGCGTCGTCGTCTGACTGGCGAGTATGCCACCGAAGTGAGCGATGCCAGTGGAATGTTGCTCTTGGATGTCGCCAATCGGAATTGGTCGACCAAGCTGCTTTCGAAACTCGAACTCGATCCAAGCCTGCTCGGCACCGTCTACGAATCGGAGGACGTCACCGGTACCCTCACTAAGCAAGCGGCCAAACAGTTGGGACTGACGACTGACTGCGTAGTTGTTGGTGGAGCAGGGGACTGCGCTGCCAACGCACTGGGAAATGGGGTTGTGAAGAAAGGAATCTTGGCGAGTTCGCTGGGAACCTCCGGCGTGATGTTCGTGCACAGCGATGAAATGGCCGCTGATCCAGAAGGTCGCTTGCATACGTTCTGTCATGCCGTACGTGGCAAATGGCACATGATGGGAGTCACGCTGTGTGCAGCGGGAACACTGGAATGGTTCGTGCAGAAGCTTTGCAGCGAAATGCGAGGACCACGTGGCAAGGTCGATCCTTACGCCACCCTAATGAAAGAAGCCGAGTCCGTCCCTTGTGGAAGTGAAGGATTGATGGTGCTGCCTTACCTGGCTGGCGAGCGAACTCCGCACGCCGATCCAGATGCTCGAGGCTGCTTTATTGGCATAACGCTGAAGCACGAGCGAGCCCATGTGACACGTGCGATCATGGAAGGGGTGACCTATTCTCTTCGCGAAAGCCTGGAAGTGCTCGATCAAATGAGTATTCCTGTCCGTCAAGTTCGTGCTGGAGGAGGCGGCGCCAAAAGTCCGCTTTGGCGTCAAATGCAGGCCAACGTTTTCGGTAAGAAGGTCGTTACGTTGAATGCCGAACAAGGTCCTGCTTATGGGGTCGCCTTGTTGGCAGCGACTGGCGCCGGAGCGTATAAGAATATTCAGGAGGCCTGTGCGGCAACGATTCGCGAAGTGAGCGAAACGAAGCCAGATCGCGCCGCGAAGAAGTATTACGATAAGGCTTTCCTGGTTTACCAAGATCTATATCGAGCGTTGAAAGACGACTTCAAGAAGTTGGGGCGTCTGGACGACTAG